Sequence from the Thiohalospira halophila DSM 15071 genome:
GCTCCTTCCTCATTGCGCTGCCGGAGACCGATGCCGCCGGCGCCAACGAGATGCTGCAACGGCTGGCCGGACGGCTGGCCCTGGAGCTGGGGGCCGTGCCCGTGGTCGCCCACGGCGTGACCGAGTGGCAGCCCGGTGATGACACCGCCGCCCTGCTACGGCGGGCAGAGAACGCCATGATCCAGGGCGGCCTGGAGCAGACAGCCGGGGAATGACGCCGGGGGCGGACGAGGAAGGGCGCGGACCCATCGCGAATCCCGCCACCGTCGGGGATCCCGTGGGCGTCTTCCATCCCGTCACGGGCCAGTGGTTCCGGTCGGCCTTCGGCACCCCCACCCCGGTCCAGGCGCGGGGCTGGCCGGCCATCGGCGCCGGCGAGCACGCCCTGCTGGTGGCGCCCACCGGCAGCGGCAAGACCCTGGCCGCCTTCCTCGCCGCCATCGACCGGATCAGCCACCAGCCCGCCGCCGAGGCCGGGGTGCGCGCCCTCTACATCTCCCCGCTGAAGGCACTGGTCCACGACGTGGAGCGCAACCTGCGCAACCCCGTCAGCGGCATCGCCCGCACGGCGGAGGCGCGCGGGGAGACCGCCACCCCGCCCACGGTGGGGATCCGCACCGGCGATACCCCCCAGGCCGAGCGCGAGCGCCAGCGCCGCCGCCCGCCGGAGATCCTGGTCACCACGCCGGAATCCCTCTTCCTCATCCTGGGCAGCCGCGCCGCCGCCAATCTCGCCACGGTGGAGACCATCATCGTCGACGAGGTCCACGCCCTGGCCGGGACCAAGCGCGGCGCCCACCTGGCCCTCTCGCTGGAGCGGGTGGCCGCCCTGGCCCACGGCGACCCCCAGCGCATCGGCCTCTCCGCCACCGTGAATCCGCCGGAGACCGCCGCCCGCTTCCTGGCCGGCGACCGGCCGGTGACCACCGTGGACGCCTCGGAGCCGCCCCAAATCCGGCTCACCGTGAGCGTGCCGGTGCCGGACATGGAGAACCCGCCACCCCCGCCGGCGGAGGACCCCGATGCCGGCGGCCCCATCCTGGGCGAGGCCCACCGGCGCGCCGCCGGCCCCTCGCCGGGGGAGCAGGGGATCTGGCAGGCCCTCTACCCCCGCCTGGTCGCCCTGGTGCGCGAGCACACCGCCACCATCATCTTCGTCAACAGCCGGGGTCTGTGCGAGCGGCTGGCCCAGCGCCTCAACGAGCAGGCGGAGGCGACCGGTGACGAACCCCTGGTCCGCGCCCACCACGGCAGCCTGGACCACGAACGTCGCGCCGCGGTGGAGGAGGCCCTCAAGGCCGGGACCCTGCGCGGGATCGTCGCCACCTCCAGCCTGGAGCTGGGCATCGACATGGGGGCGGTGGACCAGGTGGTGATGGTGGAATCCCCGGGCACCGTGGCCAGCGGCCTCCAGCGCGTGGGCCGTGCCGGCCACGGCGTGGGCGAGGCCAGCCACGGCACCATCCTCCCCAAGCACCGCGGCGACCTGCTCCACGCCGGCGTGGTGGCCGAGCGCATGCTCGCCGGCGCCATCGAGACGGTCCGCATCCCCGAGAATCCGCTGGACGTCCTGGCCCAGCAGGTGGTGGCCACCGCCGCCGCCGGCGATACCCGCCGCGCCGACCTGCTGGCCCTGGCCCGGCGCGCCGCTCCCTACCGCCAGCTGCCCGAGGCGGCCCTGGACGGGGTGCTGGAGATGCTCTCCGGCGGCTACCCCTCCTCCACCCTGGCCGACCTGCGCCCCCTGCTGGCCTGGGATCGCACCGCCGATGCCGTCACCGCCCGCCGGGGCGCGGCCATGCGGGTGCGCCTCAACGGCGGCACCATCCCCGACCGCGGCGCCTACCCGGTCCACATCGCCCCCGACGGCCCCCGGGTGGGGGAGCTGGACGAGGAGATGGTCCACGAGACCCGGGCCGGCGAGAACATCGCCCTGGGGGCGAGCACCTGGCGGGTGGCCGAGGTCACCCGGGACCGGGTGCTGGTCACCCCGGCCCCCGGCGAACCGGGCAAGCTCCCCTTCTGGCGCGGCGACGGCCCCGGCCGCCCGGTGGAGCTGGGCCGCGCCCTGGGCGCCTTCACCCGGGAGCTGGCCGCCGCCGACGACATCGCCGCCGCGGTGAGCGAGCGCGTACCCACCGACGCGGGGGCGGCCGCCAACCTCGCCGCCTACCTGCGCGAGCAGGTCGAGGCCACCGGCGACGTCCCCTCGGACCGGACCATCGTCGTCGAGCGCTTCCGCGACGAACTCGGCGACTGGCGCATCGCCGTCCTCTCCCCCTTCGGCGCCCGGATCCACGCTCCCTGGGCGCTGGCCCTGCGCCAGCGCCTGGCCGATTACACCGGCGCCGAGACCCAGATCCTCCACACCGACGACGGCATCACCCTGCGCCTGGCCGACGGCGATGAACTGCCGCCGGTGGAGACGCTCTTCCCCGAGCCGGAGGCGGTGGAGGAGCAGGTCACCGAGGTCCTGGCCGATACCAGCCTGTTCGCCGCGCTCTTTCGCGAGAACGCCGGGCGCAGCCTGCTCATCCCGCGCCGGGGCGGAAAGAGCCGCACCCCGCTGTGGCAGCAGCGGCTCAAGGCCCAGAGCCTGCTGGCCGAGGTCCGCCGCTACCCGGCCTTCCCCCTGGTGCTGGAGACCTACCGCCAGGCCCTGGCCGACCACTTCGACCTGGCCGGCCTCACCGAGGTGCTCGCCCACGTGCGCGACCGCCGCATCCGGGTGCGCAACGCCGAGACCGACCACCCCTCGCCCTTCGCCCGCTCCCTGGTCTTCGCCTTCGTCGCCGCCTTCCTCTACGAGGAGGACACCCCGCTGGCCGAGCGCCGCGCCCAGGCACTTACCCTGGATCGCGGCCTCCTGGCGGAGCTGGTGGGCCAGGCGGAGCTGCGCGACCTGCTGGACGCCGACGCCGTGGCAGCCGTGGAGGCGCGCCTGGCCCACACCGATCCCGACCACCGCGCCCGGGACGCCGACGAGCTCCACGACCTCCTCCGCCGCCTGGGCGACCTCACCGGGGCCGAGGCCGCCGAACGCGCCACGGGGGACGCCGCCGCCTGGCTGGCCGACCTCCAGCGCCAGCGCCGCGCCCATGCCGCCACTATCGCCGGCGAACCGCGCTGGATCGCCACCGCCGACGCCGGCCTCTACCGCGACGCCCTGGGCGTGCCGGCCCCCAGCGGCCTGCCGGAGTCGGCCCTGGCCCCGGTGGAGCGCCCCCTGGAGCGGCTGCTGGCCCGCTACGCCCGCCACCACGGCCCCTTCACCACCGCCGAAGTGGCCGCTCGTTACGGCCTCACCGCCGGCCAGGTGGAGCCCGTCCTCCAGGGGCTCGCCGGGGCGGGGCAGCTGCTCCACGGCGCCATCCGCCCCGCCGGCAGCGGCGAGGAGTGGGTGGATACGGAGGTCCTGCGCCGGCTCAAGCGCGAGAGCGTGGGCCGCCTGCGCCAGGAGGCGGCGGCGGTGGACGGGGCGACCCTGGCCGCCTTCCTCCCCGGCTGGCAGGGCGTGGGCGAGGCCGGGACGCTGGAGGAGGCCATCGCCTCCCTGGAGGGGATCGCCCTGCCCTGGAGCCTGTGGACCACCGCCATCCTCCCCGCCCGGGTGCGCGGCTTCTCCCTGGACGAGCTGGAACGGCTCACCGCCGGCGGCGAGGTGGTCTGGGTGGGGGCCGGCAGCCTGGGCACCAGCGACGGCCGGGTGCGCCTGCTCTTCCGGGAGAACGCCGCCCGACTGCTGGAGCCGGAGGCGGCCGCCGGCGACCCGGCGGACTCGGAAGACCCGGTGGCCGCCGCCCTGCTAGCGGAGCTGGACCGGCGCGGGGCGGTCTTCTACACCGATCTGGAGAGCGCCGTAGCCCGGCGGCTGGGGGATGTGGCCCCGGAGGCCTTCCGCACCGCCCTCTGGGACCTGGTCTGGGCCGGCCGGATCACCAACGACACCCTGGCCCCGCTGCGCGGGCTGGGCGGGCGCGGGCGCAAGCGCACCCACCGCACCGCCGGCGGCCGCTGGACCCGGGTGGCCGAGCTGGCCGACCCTCGAAT
This genomic interval carries:
- a CDS encoding DEAD/DEAH box helicase, producing the protein MTPGADEEGRGPIANPATVGDPVGVFHPVTGQWFRSAFGTPTPVQARGWPAIGAGEHALLVAPTGSGKTLAAFLAAIDRISHQPAAEAGVRALYISPLKALVHDVERNLRNPVSGIARTAEARGETATPPTVGIRTGDTPQAERERQRRRPPEILVTTPESLFLILGSRAAANLATVETIIVDEVHALAGTKRGAHLALSLERVAALAHGDPQRIGLSATVNPPETAARFLAGDRPVTTVDASEPPQIRLTVSVPVPDMENPPPPPAEDPDAGGPILGEAHRRAAGPSPGEQGIWQALYPRLVALVREHTATIIFVNSRGLCERLAQRLNEQAEATGDEPLVRAHHGSLDHERRAAVEEALKAGTLRGIVATSSLELGIDMGAVDQVVMVESPGTVASGLQRVGRAGHGVGEASHGTILPKHRGDLLHAGVVAERMLAGAIETVRIPENPLDVLAQQVVATAAAGDTRRADLLALARRAAPYRQLPEAALDGVLEMLSGGYPSSTLADLRPLLAWDRTADAVTARRGAAMRVRLNGGTIPDRGAYPVHIAPDGPRVGELDEEMVHETRAGENIALGASTWRVAEVTRDRVLVTPAPGEPGKLPFWRGDGPGRPVELGRALGAFTRELAAADDIAAAVSERVPTDAGAAANLAAYLREQVEATGDVPSDRTIVVERFRDELGDWRIAVLSPFGARIHAPWALALRQRLADYTGAETQILHTDDGITLRLADGDELPPVETLFPEPEAVEEQVTEVLADTSLFAALFRENAGRSLLIPRRGGKSRTPLWQQRLKAQSLLAEVRRYPAFPLVLETYRQALADHFDLAGLTEVLAHVRDRRIRVRNAETDHPSPFARSLVFAFVAAFLYEEDTPLAERRAQALTLDRGLLAELVGQAELRDLLDADAVAAVEARLAHTDPDHRARDADELHDLLRRLGDLTGAEAAERATGDAAAWLADLQRQRRAHAATIAGEPRWIATADAGLYRDALGVPAPSGLPESALAPVERPLERLLARYARHHGPFTTAEVAARYGLTAGQVEPVLQGLAGAGQLLHGAIRPAGSGEEWVDTEVLRRLKRESVGRLRQEAAAVDGATLAAFLPGWQGVGEAGTLEEAIASLEGIALPWSLWTTAILPARVRGFSLDELERLTAGGEVVWVGAGSLGTSDGRVRLLFRENAARLLEPEAAAGDPADSEDPVAAALLAELDRRGAVFYTDLESAVARRLGDVAPEAFRTALWDLVWAGRITNDTLAPLRGLGGRGRKRTHRTAGGRWTRVAELADPRITAEDRALARAGMLLRRYGIAGRTAAGAEGLPGGFGPVYTALGSLEEAGRVRRGHFVEGLSGAQFAWPGAVDRLRAHRDEAEEGNGPARLLPAADPANAWGQLLPWPAVSPGGSRPRRGAGDWVVTVAGHPVLFVGGGGKRITTFDEATGDGEALEAAAAALAGLTGRGRLLTVERIDGEPARESGHAPAFRSAGFSPDYRGLVWESSPR